GGGGCTTGGTGTGCGCTGGCGCTTGGGGAGGTTGGAGGCGGGGGCGGAGCATGTCTAGCTGAAGCCCCGCCCGGCGCTCCGAGGAGCGCTCGGGCGGAGAGGTAGGGCTTACCAGCAGATGTCGTGGCACCAGTAGTAGTTGCCCAGGCAGCAGTAGGTCTGGGGGCTCCAGGTGTAGTAGCAGCCGGTGGTGGGGTCGTCGAAGGTGTAGCAGGGGTTGTAGGGGCGCGGGCCGATGCCGCTGAACTCGTCGACGATGGCGAGGTCGATGGCCGAGGATCCGAGCACCGAGGCCAGCGTGCCGGTGGCGCCGCAGCCGGTGTTCGGGGTTGGGGTGACCGTCTGGGCTTCGGCGGCGGGCTGGGCCTCCGGAGCGGTCGTGGCGGGGGCCTCGGCGGTGGCGCTGACGGTCAAGGTCAGAGCCAGGATGAAGGCGACGAGCAGGGTGGGGATGGAACGGAAATGCTGCATGATCTCTCCTCTTTGGGGGCGTTGAGCCCTCTTTCGAGAAACAAGGGATGAAACGGACACCGTAGCTCTCCGCGAAATGGAGCTCGGTAGCCGAGAAGGCAAGCGACTCACTTCTGCCCTTCCGTTGATACCGAAAGGGAGGCGTGAGATCTTGCTTAGTGTCTCATATGCTGCCATTTTGCTGGTCGGGCATCGGGGAGGTTCGTCATCGGGGAGGCCCGTCATCGGGGAGGTTCCTGATCGCGGAGATTGGCCAGGGCGTGAGCCCCGGCGCCACCAGACCCGAACCGAGAGGTTAGACTGCTGCGGCCAGATCGGCGTCGCCAGATGGGCGATGCGACCCACCTTCGGAGGAGATCCCATGCGCCTAGCTCTCGCCCAGATCCGATCCACCGAGGATCCCGACTACAACCTTCGCCGGGCTCTGGAGTCCATGGAACGGGCTCGGGACGAGGGGGCCGATGCCGTCGCCTTTGCCGAGGTGGTGCTCAACCGCTTCTTTCCATGTCGCCGGGGTGATGCCTCGGCTGCTGCCCTGGCCCAGACCATTCCCGGTCCCATCACCGACGCCGTCGCCGCGCAGGCGAAGAAGCTCGGGCTGGTCACCATCTTCAACCTCTACGAGCGGGATGGCGACCGCTACTTCGACAGCTCGCCGGTCTTCGACGCCGATGGCTCGCTGCTGGGGGTCACCCGCATGATCCACATCACTGATTACCCGGGTTTTCACGAGCAGGACTACTACCACCCCGGGGACCGCGGCGCGCGGGTCTACCAGACCGCCGCCGGGCGGGTGGGGGTGGCCATCTGCTACGACCGCCACTATCCGGAGTACATGCGCGCGCTGGGGGTCGCCGGGGCGGAGTGGGTGGCGATTCCTCAGGCGGGGACCGTCGGCGAGTGGCCCGAAGGGCTCTACGAGGCGGAGGTGCAGACCGCCGCCTTCCAGAACGGCTACTTCGCGGCGCTGGTCAATCGGGTGGGGGACGAGGGAGAGCTGTGTTTCGCCGGGGAATCCTTCGCCGTCGACCCCGATGGCGGCTTTCTGGGGCGCGCCAAGAGCGGCGAGGAGGATCTGCTGGTGGTGGATCTGGATCTCACTCGCTGCTCCAAGAGCAACGCCCGCCAGCTCTTCTGGCGCCACCGCCGACCGGAGCTCTACGGGGAGTGGTTGGGGCTAGGGGATCCGGAGGAGTGAATGCGGTAGGCGAGGACGAATCTGCATCAGCGGCAATCCGATTCCCAGAGCTGCGCGGAGACTCCAGTGTTGCAACTCGGGATCTTCCCCGGAGCCGGTGTGGACTTGGGGGCGACGGCATCTTCCCGTAGAATTGCAGCAAGCCCTTTTGACTAAACCAAGATGTCGCCGATGGGTTCTCCTTCGCTGGCGACGGGTGCGGAGCCATGATCGAGCTTCTTCTACAAGGTGTCGGCGTCTACCTGGCCTTCGGCCTGCTCTTCGCCCTCGCTTGCCATATTTTCGGCCTGTCCAAGATCGATGCCGGGGTGAAGGGAGCGGGGCCGTGGTTTCGCCTGCTGGTGACTCCGGGGCTGGTGGCCCTGTGGCCCTGGATGCTGATCCTCTGGCGCCGCGGGGCGCGCGGAGAGGACGAGGACGACAGGGTAGAGCATCCGGTGCCGCCGGGCCGGTTGCGCGGCGGTCATCGCCGACTGGTGCTTCTGGTGCTCGCGGTGGTGCCGCTGCTGGCCGTTCTAGCGGTTGTGCTCCGGCCTTCGGAGACCCTTCCCACGGAAGCCGAGAGGGCATCGGAACGCCGGTTCCAGGACGAGCCCCGCGGAGAGATCCTGGCGCAGCTGGAGACTCCCTTCCGGTATCAGCCGATCCGGCTGCATCTGCGCGGTGAAGGCTCGCGGGTCTCCCAGCTGGAGCTGGTGGTGG
This Acidobacteriota bacterium DNA region includes the following protein-coding sequences:
- a CDS encoding nitrilase-related carbon-nitrogen hydrolase: MRLALAQIRSTEDPDYNLRRALESMERARDEGADAVAFAEVVLNRFFPCRRGDASAAALAQTIPGPITDAVAAQAKKLGLVTIFNLYERDGDRYFDSSPVFDADGSLLGVTRMIHITDYPGFHEQDYYHPGDRGARVYQTAAGRVGVAICYDRHYPEYMRALGVAGAEWVAIPQAGTVGEWPEGLYEAEVQTAAFQNGYFAALVNRVGDEGELCFAGESFAVDPDGGFLGRAKSGEEDLLVVDLDLTRCSKSNARQLFWRHRRPELYGEWLGLGDPEE